From a region of the Salarias fasciatus chromosome 6, fSalaFa1.1, whole genome shotgun sequence genome:
- the fabp2 gene encoding fatty acid-binding protein, intestinal — protein MTFNGTWKVDRSENYEKFMEQMGVNMVKRKLAAHDNLKITIEQTGEKFHVKESSNFRTIEIDFTLGVTFDYSLADGTELSGAWNMEGDTLKGVFTRKDNGKTLTTTRIIEGGELVQSYSYEGVDAKRIFKK, from the exons ATGACTTTCAACGGCACCTGGAAGGTTGATCGCAGTGAGAACTATGAGAAGTTCATGGAACAAATGG GCGTTAACATGGTGAAGAGAAAGCTGGCCGCTCACGACAACCTCAAAATCACCATTGAACAGACCGGAGAAAAATTTCACGTCAAGGAGAGCAGCAACTTCCGCACCATCGAAATAGATTTCACCCTCGGAGTCACGTTTGACTACAGCCTGGCAGATGGAACAGAACTCTCA GGCGCCTGGAACATGGAGGGAGACACCCTGAAGGGGGTTTTCACCAGGAAGGACAACGGGAAAACATTGACAACAACCAGAATCATCGAAGGAGGCGAACTCGTACAG AGCTACAGCTACGAAGGCGTGGACGCAAAGAGGATTTTCAAGAAATGA